The sequence TTGGGGTAGGATTttcttcataattttaaaatatttttttaagcctCTTACaagaaataaaagcaaatacatatgtatctatataaataacacAATATCTATgtataatatttaagaaaaaaaaaacaagcaattaTATAAATGtagtaaataaaaagaaaattatatagcaAAGTAGCATTACAAAAAAACGGCtgtatgtattattaaaaacaataaacaataataaaaaaaatactgtagATTTATCTCTTGcaattgaattgaatgaaaCACTTATTCTGGAATGTTTTAGTTATTTAATAAGGTAGTCGCGtattatgtatgtttgtatgtttttttatgtttatatgtatttatgtatgtaaatatgtgtgtttgtatatGTAAGATACTGAAACccttgttttattaattaaataaaattaaaccccaattcattgtatgtatgtatatatatatagtaagtatatttttcaacatgatTTTCTTCTCGAGATCTCTAATCAAGAATAATCTCTTTTTGAAAACTCTATATTTGtcgtaaaattttctttttttccttaaaaagaAAATCCAAGCACATTTTATTGGatcccaaaatatataaattcgttttgtttttaagtCGAAATTTAACGCATAAACATTTTAACTAATGTGGCAAAGAGGAAAGTGAAAAACAAGAATGATACCATGAAAATGACAGCCTTTTCTTGATCCGAGAAACGTTTGCGATTGGAATAGACCGAACTGAGTTTGGTAACGAAACGTCTTAGAGCACCGGCATTTTGATTGTGAGCGCCACCGCCATGATGATGGCCCAAAACATGTTGATGGTGGCTTATGGCAGCCGTTGCAGCTTGTAGTAGAATGGGATTGTTGGCAAACAATTGATTGGCGCTGGCAGCCAGCAGAGAGGCAGCTGATTGTGGATTATTGGAACTGTTACTGCTTGTACTCGAGGCTGTGATATTAAGTTGATTAGCGACATCGGGAAAACcgtgatgatgatggtgatgatgatgattgggATCATCACAGCCGGCAAAGCTAGCAGCCAGTTCACTGGCCATACTGCCAATGGGTATAAAACCGATAGCATTACTGCCAATCAATAGCGTATTGTTGCTCGGTGTATTGTTGGCATTGGAGTTCTGATTCTTACTACTACTGCTGTTCGAACTGCTACTCGAACTGCCAGCTGAGGCAGATACGGAACGATGATGAAGATTTGAGTTGGCATTCGAATCGTTGCTACCACCTCCGTTATCATGATGGCCACTGTGTCTACTGTTGTGATGGGAATGTAGGGGATTGTGAAGATGACTATGTCCTCCCATATGGGAATGATGCGCATGGTGATGAGAATGACCATGACATGAGCCCGCTGCATGGCTGTTATTGCCAGAGGCAGCATTAAGGCCGGCAAACATTTGAGCTGCTGCACTGCCCAATAGATTACCATCAATATCGTCTAGTGAAGGTATGAGTGGCACTTGATGACGGAATGGTGGTGTGTATGCACCCAGCAAATCTTCTCCATTGCTTGTAACTCGTATGGGACAGACGCGAAATTGGTATATGCCACCTGGTTCTAAATTTTCGATTGTAAATTTGGTCTCACTGCCGCGGTATATCTgaaataattacaaataaagACTCATAAATGTACAGTGTATTGGAAAATAACCTTCAGCTAGGTATGTAATAAAATAGTTGTAATTGATTTAGCTTATATATCGATTTATAGCATTactattattgttaaaatataaaaactgtttttcaatATACTCGTATTTACATACCTTTTTAAATTCACCATCTTTGCCAATGGCATACTGCAGCATATATTCCACACGATCGGAGAACGAATTCTTTGAATGCTGCCATTCCAGTGTCAGAGGCACTCCCAACATTAGGTTACCCAAACCCGTTAGGAAACTTGGTGTTTCTGGTAGCAGTCCGGAAGGTATTACGCCAGCCGATGAGGAGGCAGAGGGCGAGCTACCACTGTTAGCATTAGCAGACGATGTAGACGCAGAGGAGGCAGCTGTTGGTAAATTTTGAGCAATACGCGGAGCTTTAATGCTGTTTGGTATACAGGCAGAGGTAGAGAATACAAATTCTTCCGAATACTCGCCTACACCAGCACGATCATTGCCGGCACAAATGCGGAATGTATAAGCGGTACGTTCTTGCAACTTGTTGACTTTGCACATGCAATTGGTGCCAGAGTAGACCACTTGGAATTCTTTAGCTCTTTGGACAAACATTTCCACATAGAATTTGGTGAAATCTAAATTTTTGCCATCGCCCCATTTTAGTTTGATGAAATTGTGACCCACGCCGGAGCATTCCAATTTGGGCGGTGACGGTGGTGAGGGCAGTGTAGTCAATTTGGCATAGAGAGAATAGGGACCAGAGCCGATGGCATTAATGGCCTGTACACGGAATTTGTAGGAAGTTTCTGGTTGTAAATTGGTGACGGTATATTCACAGGAATTGTCCGAAGTCATGATGGTGCGTTCAGCATATTCGATGGTATAGTTGGTAATATCTGAACCATTGCTTTCGGGCGATGACCAGCGTAGAGTGGCATCGTTCGATGTGAATTCAAAGTCTTTGATTTGTGGAGCAGATGGCACGGCGGCCGGCGTTTGGCAATTTACCAACGGTGACCATTTACTTACACCCGCCAAGTTGCAGACATTAACACGGAAATAGTAATAAGTAAAAGGCATTAGATTGCGTATATCCGCACTGGTCTGTAAACCCTGATAGCAAGAATGAAATGCCGATGAGGGAGGAGGTTGTGGTGTAGTTGACTCGCTGTCGCTTGACACGTTTGAGGCTGTGGCACTTTCTAGACGGTATTCTGTGATGGCGGCGCCTCCTTTATTCGCAGGTTCTTGCCATGAAACATGTAGTTGTGTAGCTGACTTGATGATGACCTTTAAAGATTCTGGGCAATTGGGCGCAGCAGCTGCCGAACTAAATTTAAACCAAGGCGACCAGGATCCTGCGCCTATGCGGTTAATAGCTCTTACTTGGACCTCATATTGATTGCCGGGTTGTAGATCTTTGATCACACAATAGGCATCTTTGCCCCGGTAAACAATGCGTGGTGTTTCCTGGTCCGAATATTTACGCAATTGTAATTCAAACTCTAAAATGGGAGCACCACCATTATATTCGGGTTTATCAAGTCTCAATACCGCCGCATATGGCCCAGGCGGATTGTCATAGTAGGGTGAAGGTGGAGCAGTAGGTACTACAGCTTCAGAGGTAATGTGGCTGACCTCCGAATATGGGCTAAAGCCACTGGGTCCCTCGCAGGAAGCTCTCAATTGATAGGTAGTGCCAGGTTGTAAACGATCGCATGTTGTCTCACACTCAACGCCCGAGTAAATACGATCGAACTTTTGACCGCCCACATTAATCTCTAAATAATAGCGCTGTATATCAGCGCCACCATTGTCGGTTGGCGGTTCCCAGCGCACACGAAAGTGAGTACCATGGATTTTTCCTTTAGCATAAGGCTTACCGGGACGACCTGGACGTTCTGGTGCTGTCTTATAGGCCACCTCATTCGACCAGGCGGAGGCACCGGCTTCATTTTCCGCTCTCAAACGAAAATAGTACAAGGTGGCTCTACGTAACTGGCAACATTCGTACGAACAGTCTTGACCATTGTACAtattcaaatatccatggccAGAGGCACGATCTAGCATTTGTAAGACATAAATACAAGTAGCACCATCTGACTGACGTCTTTCCCAAACCAGCCTCAATGATGAAGAATTAAATGCTTGTAGTGTAGGAGGTTTTGGAGCTGATGGAGGATTACCCTGGGTACTAAATGTGCACACAGGTGAATAGGCCGAAGGTCCGACTTCATTTACAGCTGCCAAACGAAAGTTGTAAATGGTTGAGGGTTGTAATTTGGTCATTATGTATTGTTTTCCTTTAGTTTTAACAGCTTCTACAAATTTACAAGCTGCATCGTTCACCACTCGAGCCCCTGATTTACCCTCATCATATTCCAACAAGTAATGCTGAATGGACGAACCATTGCACAGAGGATTGTTCCAACGTAAATGCAATGAATTCTTGGTACACATTACGATACGAGGGGCGGCTGGACGATCCGGCTCACATGCTGGAGTTGTAAATTCTGTGGGCTCTGAGGCCGTACCATGCAAATGTTCATAGTGGACCTGTAAACGTACCACATACTCTTGGCCTGGCTTTAAATCCTGAACAATGCAATCGTATGAGGAACCTTTATACAGACTTTTATATTTGCATTCTTTTGCACGATCGCTAAGGAGGACATTGTAACGCAACTCTTGCATGTTTATCAATTGTAATGCAGACTCACTAATACATTGTGGTGCCTCCCATACAATCTTGGCCGAACGTGATGTGATGTCAGTTACTTCAGGTTTTTGTATAGTCGACAATTGTTCGACTATGGACGCCTGATAATCTTCTTCTTCGTCGCCATCGGCACCATTAACCCCTAAATTATCATCACCTTCTTCAGATGAAGCAACTGAGGAGGCTGCCTGTCTATTATTATAATTAGAAACATTACCATTACGTTGCTGTTgcggctgctgctgttgttgtggtggttgttgctgttgtttacgTTGATTTTGATGATGattgttgctgttattattgttattatgttGTGACCTTAAAGAACCATTATTATTAGTATTGTGACCATTCATTTGTGGCTCTTGGCGACGGGGAGACGGCGAATGTGTTGGCGATGAAACAGCAGAACCTAAAAGTTAATtaatattgattaattttaatgtttagagTAATACAATAATATGGTTCATAAAGGAGTTAATTTGGAACATTATTATGTATATGCATGCATGTCATTTTTAAATAGTAATgcgattttaacaaatttttaaacaaaaaacacattaaatttacatttttaaagaattattaaatagtTTCAAAAATACTTACGTTGCTTATCCAGCTTTCTTAACAATTTGGTATGCTGCCTCTGAGTTCTTTCATCTTTGTGATAATTATTATTAGGTGGCGAAGGTGAATGATTGGCGGAATGTGATGCTGgagaatgttgttgttgttgagacGAATTAGCTACTGACGACGAagattgttgctgttgttgaggTTGTGGTGTTCCGGGTTGAGGCGGTGGAGCCATATGTCCATGTGGCCCTACTTGATAAGGGCCGGGACCTTGGCCACCGGCACCCGGAGGAAACCCACCCGGTATAGGTGTATAATAGTGTGAAGTGCCATTAGTTGTCAGCTAAAATTACAAGAAAAATAAgacattattttagtttttcttgttcaaaaaacataaatattttaatatgtacttttaataatattggtGCTCCAGAAGACACTTTTAAATGTATACACTTCTctggattttctttattttccatGATTTAATAGAAGAAAATGCTGACGTGTTTTTTCTTCAGCTGTTTATCAAAGATTTCAAATGTTCTAAGTTTGTTCTAACTAACAACACACAGTTTTGCAAAATGAAATATGTCCAcgtattttatgtttatattttgttgttgttttctataTCAAACTTTCTTATCAATAACAagtttctttatttatattactttgtttttaaaagcctaaattaaattgttttggtagaattgatttttttccatttgttaatgataattaaaaataaaaatgtaaacaaaccatTCGCTTCTTCTTCTACGTATACTTCGAAATGATCATTCATCATGaagtaataacaaataaaatgggGCAAAGGAGAATTAACGATAACTAGCTGAGGATTTATAAATTAGATTTTACCAATACTTCTTTGCTGGAGTTGGAATTGGAATGGAATAGAAATTGCAATTTCtacacttaaaaattttagtataacaacaagtaagagagctatattcgggtgtgcagaattttatatacccttcacaaatttatacttcaaaatacaaattttaaatatttttaggtaaccaaaatttatttttttcgtttattttttaattttttgttaaaatttttttttggaattgttatttaaatttttttttgttaaatttttttaattttttttttaaatttaaaaaaaagtttttgttttttaattttttttggagaaaaaaaaattcgtgttaaaaaatattttttcctattttgacctattgtaggtccaacttactatggtcttatatacgtcgttgcaaaggtctttgaaatatctatcattagataaccaTATAGTCAAtattacttagtaatccagatataggtcaaaaataggtaaaaaatcaaggttatcctggtttttccctcatatctcagccatttgtggaccgattttgctgatttgaacttctcgaaagcatgtctgacagaattattgaagatttggataccgaagatatctggggtcttcagaaaattgatttcaacacacagatagactccgctatctataaggatccagaatatatatacatactttatagggtcggaaatgaaaaatgtagaaattacaaacatgtATAtagccttctcacgaaggtgaagggtataattaagctAGAGATAtcaatattattgttattattaaatagATTTAGCAGCAATGTTACTATTTCAATCTCGACATGtcaattttaagttaaatatttaaaaaaatttttttgtcagttTCAGCGATTTTGACATTTAaagatttctttaaaacattaatattgtttacacttggtaaattttgttgttacaaaattgttacgtttttaccttttaaaaacggtggtttatttcctttaaaataaccgtcatattgtcctaatattcaTGTCCTTAATGTTCATGTTAgcagctttgacagttaatgcTGCCAAGTATCCACTTATAACAATGTATACAAAAGCAGTTGGATGTGGAAACCCATGTTAAaatcgttaaattcaaattgctaGTGTAATTTCCTAATATATTTGGACTGTTCTCCAAAATTggaataatacaaaaaatagcAAGTGTCATAAGGGCTTAAACAAAGCTAggaaatacttcaaaataaagacAGGAAcatattttgcttttaattgaagtaaaaatttatattttttcatcatttatatatacatatatgtacatgtaattttagtaaacaaaattaataattcaatGATCATCTTAAAACCTGGAAAAATTCAGAGCTCAATTACCTTCTTTGGGATCATTTATAATAATAGTTAGTGTATGTACAATAAATAATTGGTATTTGGTATTTTAATGTACGAACGTGGTAGTAAGTATGAGTGAAAACTTAcaaaaattaatgtatttttaaagattttaagcCTCATAATTTTTGGCTGCAAATGATTTCCTCTACGAATGTCAAGcttacaattaataaaatgatatATGAGGAAACAAATAGCAAACAACTATCACTACTTGCTGCACAATAAACTACAAATaaatactcgtacatacatgcatatgcatacttaaatacatataaataaataaatgaaagagtttcaataaaacattatataattttcatgaTGACAGCTAACATATTGGCTTTTAAAATCCATTGTAGAGTATAgtttgtatacaaaatatatgaCTAAACTACAGCTACAAGCACTTCTCAGCCATTAAGACAACAACTTTTTCAAATCTCCATAAAGTACTTATGGGAAAAATGAATGTTTGCAAACATTATGAGtcttttatatttcttatttttttgggaGGCTGGGGACTTTATTGCTCTTGCCATTGTTATAGTTAGTTACATTCATATTTAGGAGTTAGTTAGTTATACTACATaccaaacaaatttcataaatataattcatgtttgtatttatgtacaAACAAAACATAGACAATTGTATACATTTGAGACACAATTCTTAAAGTTTATATGAATTGTTAtacaataaattgaaaattgcaTATAAGGCGCCATTAAAATGCGGCATAAAATTTTTAGAGATTTTGGTGTGTTTTTAGTGCTTTTTTTTGTTGGgttgttaaaaattatagattgctgcagatatttgtaatacatttgacttccaaccaaaaaaaaatcataataataaaaagacgtTAGTTATTCTTCAATGAAGAGATAATGGCCAAgcgttattttatatttaaacataaatttttggtctaggaaaatttcaaataaaaaaaatatcatcaaataatatgaaaaaaaacctCTAACTAAAAAGACAACTCAATGCCAATTTGTGcttatacttgttttatttatttttttgtttgaattatggtatgtttgattttttttcttaacaaaaaaacccTATAATGCTgccaactttaaaataaacccTTGTCTGCTTTTTAAAGGCTAgcagaaattcaaaatttaactgaaaaattttgtttaataaacaagtTATTTGTACAAGTCTAGAGTTTTGCAACGTTATCAATAAAACAAGATTTAAaattggatttaaaaaaaaactcattttatatttatgattaCTTCAAGGCCGTTTCATATTCCTAAAAAACAAATGTTGTGtgtaaaaaacacttttaattttttttctgtgctTAAAAGAATGTACTACTTTGACGTGTAATTAAATATCATAATAAACAAGCAACTTGTTTGTATTATAATCATGTAATTTTCTGCTTAACTTCCTTTTCCCCCTCCCCCTCGCAAACATGCTTTGTCCTACGTTAACAAGAAGCTTGTTGGAGATTTTTTctactttacaaaaaaaaatgttgcttcaaTAAAATTACCGGTTAACCAACCAAAATGCGGGTGCAACAATTTGGCTGGCTGACTTAACTCTATAGACAAActtgtatacaaataaaaatataaaaaaaaaacagaaaaaatcttaaataacaACTACGACAAAGAGGCGTTTTTGCTGGTGCTGCTGCTGTTAGTTAGTTTGCTGAAAAGcgtatttaagcaaaaaaaaaaactaaataaatataaataaaatatcgtGTTAAACTACTTGTCATGCCAAATAGACTGTTGAaagtttcaacaaaaaaacGAATGAAAAAGGATAAGTTGTCAGAAAAGTGTAGCGAAAAAATCCGAAATTGTAAGATAAGCTTTAATTAACACATAAAGGACCTTAAaaccatttaaattaaataagtttaatacaaaattcttttaaataatttctatcTAAAGTAAAACTTTGCCAAAATACGTTttcagatacaatttttatgaattCTTTTAAGATTTAAAGTCTTAAAATATGTAGATAAATAGCAGAAACCGGAAGTTATTTACAGGCATGCGAGAGAGTAATCAAACTTTTGGGCACCACTTGATAGTAGTGCTGCCAATAAATAAACAGTAAATTGCATGTGAAGTGTACATTGCAAACAATTTAATCAGTGGTAACACAAATACAGTGTCAATTATTCGAGTATTATGTTATATTCGAATACGAACAAATAacgagtaaaaatattattctattCGGATTCGTGGCATACATGGGCCTTTAATCGAAATACAGATGATCTTTAAAATTCCAGAGATAACATGTTTGCTGgatctttatttctttaatcttCTGGACCTCAAACTTTATGATGCTGATGAACATAAAAGTAACCCTcgtatataacaaatattttttaattaattcctcCACATTTAAACATGGCATTtaagttacatttttttctcTCACGCACCATcagcaataaaaatttaactacaacaagaacaaaaaaaaaaatgaaaaatcaacGACAACCTGCTCataatttaatttccttttttataaccttttttaaattcgtatttattttaaaagcaaatgttttgtatataaaaggtatttgaattttataaatttcaacatgtttaacaattttttttattacatcatacatattgttaaaaataaatccactacacacataaaataaaaaaataaaaacatctaATTAGCATACAATGTGATTTTAAtggctaaaaatattaaaaaaaaagaaacactcCATAGCCACAACCATATAACATCTGTAGAAAACTTTGCAACATTTTGCAGTTATACTGAAAACAATCTGCAAAAGAAAAACTCGTACAAATCTTGTTAGAAAATATACACTTGTTAAAAAACATGGTTTTGGTAACAAACACACAAAGAGaaagataaaaacaaaaaaaaaaaaaaacaatttgtggtTTACCCTTCGCTTAATTTTCaggaaatttaaagaaataataacaataacaacaaccgtagcagtacaaaacaaaaatctcaTTACCTACaatcaaaacaataaaaaaaacaaaatgaaaaatatgattctttataatttgatgtggttgctgttgttttgtatttcatttaaacaattttgtgaaCAACACTTTCATTTCTTACTTCAAGCGTGACACAAACAATGGCTTCAAGtggaaaaaatgtattaaatacaTACGAAAGTACAAACATTTAACAAACATACCAACAAATTACAACTCTGCACATTTACAGGTGTGTGTtaggtttgtttgtttgttttgcatttgttatttatgttttgaaacaacaacaacagtaatgTTACCGTTATTCATTTCTGTTCGTTTGTTGGGAGTGTgcgtgtttttttcatttaactcAAGATTATGAGTTTTATcttaa comes from Calliphora vicina chromosome 2, idCalVici1.1, whole genome shotgun sequence and encodes:
- the LOC135951934 gene encoding fibronectin type-III domain-containing protein 3A-like isoform X2 — encoded protein: MQHVAQPPQLVMHQQQQQQLSPAEAGSNPPLPASPPLLQQTATPPQGAQLVPCAVHHPQQHQQQMALVAAMQAHMAATGGGPMPPHMHHHHHGPPHGPPTQHGSHGPPQHQSQQPTPPMENGHGGLSPSGSTTSSVSSNSGTGGGGSNMSNGNIVAAAAAQPGPGPVYIQYHGEFYPEYYIAPHPHEGICPQHPHHHQAMCAIPGEYGPATVQMVSQNRPPPPPMPVPVQVPQGQVMQPYVNESGTLTHVVLSPQQYQQLHAGQGHMHPPFLTTNGTSHYYTPIPGGFPPGAGGQGPGPYQVGPHGHMAPPPQPGTPQPQQQQQSSSSVANSSQQQQHSPASHSANHSPSPPNNNYHKDERTQRQHTKLLRKLDKQRSAVSSPTHSPSPRRQEPQMNGHNTNNNGSLRSQHNNNNNSNNHHQNQRKQQQQPPQQQQQPQQQRNGNVSNYNNRQAASSVASSEEGDDNLGVNGADGDEEEDYQASIVEQLSTIQKPEVTDITSRSAKIVWEAPQCISESALQLINMQELRYNVLLSDRAKECKYKSLYKGSSYDCIVQDLKPGQEYVVRLQVHYEHLHGTASEPTEFTTPACEPDRPAAPRIVMCTKNSLHLRWNNPLCNGSSIQHYLLEYDEGKSGARVVNDAACKFVEAVKTKGKQYIMTKLQPSTIYNFRLAAVNEVGPSAYSPVCTFSTQGNPPSAPKPPTLQAFNSSSLRLVWERRQSDGATCIYVLQMLDRASGHGYLNMYNGQDCSYECCQLRRATLYYFRLRAENEAGASAWSNEVAYKTAPERPGRPGKPYAKGKIHGTHFRVRWEPPTDNGGADIQRYYLEINVGGQKFDRIYSGVECETTCDRLQPGTTYQLRASCEGPSGFSPYSEVSHITSEAVVPTAPPSPYYDNPPGPYAAVLRLDKPEYNGGAPILEFELQLRKYSDQETPRIVYRGKDAYCVIKDLQPGNQYEVQVRAINRIGAGSWSPWFKFSSAAAAPNCPESLKVIIKSATQLHVSWQEPANKGGAAITEYRLESATASNVSSDSESTTPQPPPSSAFHSCYQGLQTSADIRNLMPFTYYYFRVNVCNLAGVSKWSPLVNCQTPAAVPSAPQIKDFEFTSNDATLRWSSPESNGSDITNYTIEYAERTIMTSDNSCEYTVTNLQPETSYKFRVQAINAIGSGPYSLYAKLTTLPSPPSPPKLECSGVGHNFIKLKWGDGKNLDFTKFYVEMFVQRAKEFQVVYSGTNCMCKVNKLQERTAYTFRICAGNDRAGVGEYSEEFVFSTSACIPNSIKAPRIAQNLPTAASSASTSSANANSGSSPSASSSAGVIPSGLLPETPSFLTGLGNLMLGVPLTLEWQHSKNSFSDRVEYMLQYAIGKDGEFKKIYRGSETKFTIENLEPGGIYQFRVCPIRVTSNGEDLLGAYTPPFRHQVPLIPSLDDIDGNLLGSAAAQMFAGLNAASGNNSHAAGSCHGHSHHHAHHSHMGGHSHLHNPLHSHHNSRHSGHHDNGGGSNDSNANSNLHHRSVSASAGSSSSSSNSSSSKNQNSNANNTPSNNTLLIGSNAIGFIPIGSMASELAASFAGCDDPNHHHHHHHHGFPDVANQLNITASSTSSNSSNNPQSAASLLAASANQLFANNPILLQAATAAISHHQHVLGHHHGGGAHNQNAGALRRFVTKLSSVYSNRKRFSDQEKAVIFMVSFLFFTFLFATLVKMFMR